In Lineus longissimus chromosome 9, tnLinLong1.2, whole genome shotgun sequence, one genomic interval encodes:
- the LOC135493979 gene encoding protein diaphanous homolog 2-like isoform X2 — protein sequence MERGKSQDKGATRTSFFGKLGGGKEKKSEKHRPSTTPASRGPNNDDNGDPLEEHYNQFSDDEINEKFEQMLEDMNLSDELKQPLKNKSREQKIAMLSMHYKGSIQTKKGSSYNAKEFCIELNSPELRGERRLQILESLRVSLKNNPVSWVQEFGKTGLASLLKNLSQCADNKQERKSLHECIKCLTAFMNNKYGLTQVLKNEQVLVLLARCIDSEDAGTTIDTLNLLAIVSLVPPDGHCKVLEGLTACAEFRTHHRFQPIVNALANQQVRCACLQLINAIVTTPEDLDFKMHLRNEFMRAGMRDHMEALEEDKTEELVLQMSVFKDHLELDFDEYSHRYENFRNELDDPLECFHLVQNTVMNTDAEMFFLSILQHLLAIRDDADVRPQYYKLIEECVTQIVLHKNGIDPDFSYTRRFCIDVDPLIGTLSEHSAEERSIKASVEMEDQLEKSVTAKQEAEAKVAGLEEKVKAYEVEIDQLKTKIKDGVGAVVSSALVKQQGGGGPPPPPAPPPPGGGPPPPPPPPPPFPGGGPPPPPPPPFPGGGPPPPPPPPFPGGGPPPPPPFPGGPRPPGPPPPPGMKSPFPGTPGFGSPSPAKLPYGMEPKMSFKTAVPLKRANWNKINVKTLEKDSFWVKVKEQELSSEDILSGLTEQFATKVIKTAEGDEPQERKEKATDDTDSAAKPIKKAKQLRVLDGKSGQNLSILLGSVKVPYKEIKRRIIDMDEDNLSEELIEQLIKYMPSQEQMTTLQGFKNEYDDLADPEQFVVEMTEIKGITPRLNDMAFKMGFAEIVSEVKPDIVAGTQALEEVKQSGRFSKILELILLFGNYMNSGTRNAQSVGFELSFITKLSNTKAADNQTTLLHYLVATVEKRFPDALKFPDDLTHLDKAARISEETLKKNMTKINKSLDNLDKRLKTYKSISADDKFKPVMSEFINIAKDQHTVLSEMHKKMEKLFNDISVFYAFNPQKYTIEELFSDLKNFKDQFLAAYKENVKKRETEEKVARAKEAKRLADLEKEKKRARRNQLVDMEGEGDQEGVMDNLLEALKSGSAFSVNREKRPGQQRRTPRAAGAERRAQLARSRSRQDVFKGTPEVVREINFDDAAESPVSKSRQQAEPKMSSAKDLADFLLETREYRK from the exons TTTGGAAAGTTAGGCGGAGGCAAAGAAAAGAAGTCTGAGAAGCATCGCCCGAGTACTACCCCGGCCAGCCGTGGTCCCAATAATGACGACAATGGGGATCCTCTGGAAGAGCATTATAATCAGTTCAGCGATGACGAAATTAATGAAAAATTTGAGCAGATGCTG GAAGACATGAATTTGTCTGATGAGCTGAAACAGCCTCTAAAGAATAAAAGCAGGGAGCAGAAGATAGCCATGTTGTCCATGCATTACAAAGGCAGTATACAG ACAAAGAAGGGCAGCTCATACAATGCCAAGGAGTTCTGTATAGAGCTGAACAGCCCAGAGTTACGAGGGGAACGGCGGTTGCAGATCCTCGAGTCGCTACGGGTGTCGTTGAAAAATAATCCAGTCAG TTGGGTCCAAGAGTTTGGGAAAACTGGTCTTGCATCTTTATTGAAAAATTTATCACAATGTGCAGACAA CAAACAAGAGAGAAAAAGTTTACATGAGTGTATAAAATGTTTAACAGCTTTTATGAATAATAAG TATGGCTTAACCCAAGTCTTGAAAAATGAACAGGTATTGGTGCTTCTGGCTCGCTGTATCGACAGCGAGGATGCGGGGACCACGATCGACACACTCAATCTTTTGGCTATTGTATCACTGGTGCCCCCCGATGG ACATTGTAAAGTTTTAGAAGGTCTGACGGCCTGTGCAGAGTTCCGGACGCACCATCGGTTCCAGCCCATTGTGAATGCATTGGCAAACCAACAAGTCAGA TGTGCCTGTCTCCAGTTGATCAATGCCATAGTGACGACGCCGGAAGATCTTGACTTCAAGATGCATCTCAGAAACGAATTCATGAGGGCTGGAATGCGGGACCATATGGAG GCGTTAGAAGAAGACAAAACAGAAGAACTTGTGTTACAAATGTCAGTATTCAAGGATCATCTAGAGTTAGACTTCGATGAGTATTCACATCGATATGAAAACTTCAGGAACGAGTTAGA TGACCCGTTAGAGTGCTTCCACTTAGTCCAGAATACCGTAATGAACACAGACGCTGAGATGTTCTTCCTTTCTATATTACAACACTTACTTGCCATTAGAGATGACGCCGATGTGAG ACCTCAGTACTACAAACTCATTGAGGAATGTGTCACGCAAATAGTCCTACATAAAAACGGGATAGACCCCGATTTTAGTTACACCAGACGTTTCTGTATAGACGTCGACCCGCTCATAGGAACACTGTCCGAACACTCTGCTGAGGAGCGTTCTATCAAGGCCAGTGTGGAGATGGAGGACCAACTGGAAAAGTCTGTGACAGCAAAACAGGAGGCTGAAGCAAAAGTTGCAGGTTTAGAAGAAAAAGTCAAGGCATATGAAGTGGAAATCGATCAGTTGAAAACAAAG atAAAAGATGGCGTTGGTGCTGTAGTATCAAGTGCATTAGTGAAACAACAAGGTGGTGGTGGCCCACCCCCACCACCAGCCCCACCGCCACCTGGCGGTGGTCCCCCTCCACCTCCTCCACCTCCACCACCCTTCCCAGGAGGTGGCCCACCTCCACCGCCTCCACCACCTTTCCCAGGGGGTGGCCCACCTCCACCGCCTCCACCACCTTTCCCAGGCGGTGGCCCTCCTCCGCCACCGCCGTTCCCAGGTGGTCCCCGTCCTCCAggcccaccaccaccaccagggaTGAAGTCACCATTCCCAGGAACACCAGGCTTTGGATCACCATCTCCTGCTAAACTTCCCTATGGCATGGAGCCCAAGATGTCATTCAAGACAGCAGTTCCTTTAAAGAGGGCAAACTGGAATAAG ATCAATGTCAAGACACTAGAAAAAGACTCATTCTGGGTGAAAGTTAAGGAACAGGAGTTGAGTAGTGAGGATATATTGAGTGGGTTGACGGAGCAGTTTGCGACAAAGGTCATCAAAA CTGCGGAAGGGGATGAGCCTCAAGAAAGAAAAG AGAAGGCGACAGACGACACGGACAGCGCTGCAAAACCAATAAAGAAAGCTAAGCAACTCAGAGTGTTAGATGGCAAGTCTGGACAGAATCTTT CTATCCTGCTTGGATCAGTCAAAGTGCCATATAAGGAAATCAAACGGCGGATTATCGACATGGATGAGGATAATCTGTCAGAGGAGTTGATAGAGCAGCTCATCAAGTATATGCCGTCTCAAGAACAGATGACGACGTTGCAAGGTTTTAAAAACGAATATGATGATCTTGCTGATCCGGAACAGTTTGTCGTCGAG ATGACAGAGATAAAGGGCATAACGCCAAGATTGAATGATATGGCGTTCAAGATGGGATTCGCCGAAATTGTATCAGAAGTCAAACCA GACATCGTGGCGGGAACTCAAGCGCTGGAAGAAGTGAAACAAAGCGGACGGTTTTCGAAGATTTTAGAACTTATATTGTTATTTGGGAATTATATGAACTCGGGGACAAGGAATGCGCAGTCCGTGGGATTTGAGTTGAGCTTTATCACAAAG TTATCCAATACGAAAGCAGCAGACAACCAAACGACCCTCCTTCATTATCTTGTGGCGACCGTTGAGAAGAGATTCCCCGACGCCCTCAAGTTTCCTGACGACCTCACTCATTTAGACAAGGCAGCCAGAA TATCTGAAGAGACATTAAAGAAGAATATGACAAAGATTAATAAAAGCTTAGACAACCTTGATAAACGGTTGAAAACCTACAAGTCCATATCTGCGGATGACAAATTCAAACCTGTGATGTCA GAATTTATCAACATTGCCAAAGACCAGCACACTGTCCTCTCCGAGATGCACAAGAAAATGGAAAAGTTGTTCAATGACATATCTGTCTTTTATGCCTTCAACCCGCAGAAGTACACCATAGAGGAATTATTTTCAGACTTGAAAAACTTCAAAGATCAGTTCTTG GCCGCATACAAGGAGAACGTGAAGAAGAGGGAAACAGAGGAGAAGGTAGCCCGGGCGAAGGAGGCTAAACGTCTGGCTGATCTTGAGAAGGAAAAGAAGAGGGCAAGGAGGAATCAATTAGTCGATATGGAAGGAG AGGGTGACCAAGAGGGCGTCATGGACAACTTGTTAGAGGCCTTGAAGTCTGGCTCAGCTTTTAGTGTGAATCGAGAAAAACGGCCTGGACAACAACGACGGACGCCGAGGGCAGCAGGAG CGGAGAGGCGGGCCCAGCTCGCAAGGTCAAGATCGCGACAGGACGTATTCAAGGGAACCCCAGAAGTTGTCCGCGAGATAAACTTTGACGATGCGGCTGAGAGCCCAGTTTCGAAATCCAGACAACAAG CTGAGCCAAAGATGAGTTCTGCTAAGGACTTGGCAGATTTCCTCTTGGAAACGAGAGAGTATCGAAAATAG
- the LOC135493979 gene encoding protein diaphanous homolog 2-like isoform X4 gives MFGKLGGGKEKKSEKHRPSTTPASRGPNNDDNGDPLEEHYNQFSDDEINEKFEQMLEDMNLSDELKQPLKNKSREQKIAMLSMHYKGSIQTKKGSSYNAKEFCIELNSPELRGERRLQILESLRVSLKNNPVSWVQEFGKTGLASLLKNLSQCADNKQERKSLHECIKCLTAFMNNKYGLTQVLKNEQVLVLLARCIDSEDAGTTIDTLNLLAIVSLVPPDGHCKVLEGLTACAEFRTHHRFQPIVNALANQQVRCACLQLINAIVTTPEDLDFKMHLRNEFMRAGMRDHMEALEEDKTEELVLQMSVFKDHLELDFDEYSHRYENFRNELDDPLECFHLVQNTVMNTDAEMFFLSILQHLLAIRDDADVRPQYYKLIEECVTQIVLHKNGIDPDFSYTRRFCIDVDPLIGTLSEHSAEERSIKASVEMEDQLEKSVTAKQEAEAKVAGLEEKVKAYEVEIDQLKTKIKDGVGAVVSSALVKQQGGGGPPPPPAPPPPGGGPPPPPPPPPPFPGGGPPPPPPPPFPGGGPPPPPPPPFPGGGPPPPPPFPGGPRPPGPPPPPGMKSPFPGTPGFGSPSPAKLPYGMEPKMSFKTAVPLKRANWNKINVKTLEKDSFWVKVKEQELSSEDILSGLTEQFATKVIKTAEGDEPQERKEKATDDTDSAAKPIKKAKQLRVLDGKSGQNLSILLGSVKVPYKEIKRRIIDMDEDNLSEELIEQLIKYMPSQEQMTTLQGFKNEYDDLADPEQFVVEMTEIKGITPRLNDMAFKMGFAEIVSEVKPDIVAGTQALEEVKQSGRFSKILELILLFGNYMNSGTRNAQSVGFELSFITKLSNTKAADNQTTLLHYLVATVEKRFPDALKFPDDLTHLDKAARISEETLKKNMTKINKSLDNLDKRLKTYKSISADDKFKPVMSEFINIAKDQHTVLSEMHKKMEKLFNDISVFYAFNPQKYTIEELFSDLKNFKDQFLAAYKENVKKRETEEKVARAKEAKRLADLEKEKKRARRNQLVDMEGEGDQEGVMDNLLEALKSGSAFSVNREKRPGQQRRTPRAAGAERRAQLARSRSRQDVFKGTPEVVREINFDDAAESPVSKSRQQAAEPKMSSAKDLADFLLETREYRK, from the exons TTTGGAAAGTTAGGCGGAGGCAAAGAAAAGAAGTCTGAGAAGCATCGCCCGAGTACTACCCCGGCCAGCCGTGGTCCCAATAATGACGACAATGGGGATCCTCTGGAAGAGCATTATAATCAGTTCAGCGATGACGAAATTAATGAAAAATTTGAGCAGATGCTG GAAGACATGAATTTGTCTGATGAGCTGAAACAGCCTCTAAAGAATAAAAGCAGGGAGCAGAAGATAGCCATGTTGTCCATGCATTACAAAGGCAGTATACAG ACAAAGAAGGGCAGCTCATACAATGCCAAGGAGTTCTGTATAGAGCTGAACAGCCCAGAGTTACGAGGGGAACGGCGGTTGCAGATCCTCGAGTCGCTACGGGTGTCGTTGAAAAATAATCCAGTCAG TTGGGTCCAAGAGTTTGGGAAAACTGGTCTTGCATCTTTATTGAAAAATTTATCACAATGTGCAGACAA CAAACAAGAGAGAAAAAGTTTACATGAGTGTATAAAATGTTTAACAGCTTTTATGAATAATAAG TATGGCTTAACCCAAGTCTTGAAAAATGAACAGGTATTGGTGCTTCTGGCTCGCTGTATCGACAGCGAGGATGCGGGGACCACGATCGACACACTCAATCTTTTGGCTATTGTATCACTGGTGCCCCCCGATGG ACATTGTAAAGTTTTAGAAGGTCTGACGGCCTGTGCAGAGTTCCGGACGCACCATCGGTTCCAGCCCATTGTGAATGCATTGGCAAACCAACAAGTCAGA TGTGCCTGTCTCCAGTTGATCAATGCCATAGTGACGACGCCGGAAGATCTTGACTTCAAGATGCATCTCAGAAACGAATTCATGAGGGCTGGAATGCGGGACCATATGGAG GCGTTAGAAGAAGACAAAACAGAAGAACTTGTGTTACAAATGTCAGTATTCAAGGATCATCTAGAGTTAGACTTCGATGAGTATTCACATCGATATGAAAACTTCAGGAACGAGTTAGA TGACCCGTTAGAGTGCTTCCACTTAGTCCAGAATACCGTAATGAACACAGACGCTGAGATGTTCTTCCTTTCTATATTACAACACTTACTTGCCATTAGAGATGACGCCGATGTGAG ACCTCAGTACTACAAACTCATTGAGGAATGTGTCACGCAAATAGTCCTACATAAAAACGGGATAGACCCCGATTTTAGTTACACCAGACGTTTCTGTATAGACGTCGACCCGCTCATAGGAACACTGTCCGAACACTCTGCTGAGGAGCGTTCTATCAAGGCCAGTGTGGAGATGGAGGACCAACTGGAAAAGTCTGTGACAGCAAAACAGGAGGCTGAAGCAAAAGTTGCAGGTTTAGAAGAAAAAGTCAAGGCATATGAAGTGGAAATCGATCAGTTGAAAACAAAG atAAAAGATGGCGTTGGTGCTGTAGTATCAAGTGCATTAGTGAAACAACAAGGTGGTGGTGGCCCACCCCCACCACCAGCCCCACCGCCACCTGGCGGTGGTCCCCCTCCACCTCCTCCACCTCCACCACCCTTCCCAGGAGGTGGCCCACCTCCACCGCCTCCACCACCTTTCCCAGGGGGTGGCCCACCTCCACCGCCTCCACCACCTTTCCCAGGCGGTGGCCCTCCTCCGCCACCGCCGTTCCCAGGTGGTCCCCGTCCTCCAggcccaccaccaccaccagggaTGAAGTCACCATTCCCAGGAACACCAGGCTTTGGATCACCATCTCCTGCTAAACTTCCCTATGGCATGGAGCCCAAGATGTCATTCAAGACAGCAGTTCCTTTAAAGAGGGCAAACTGGAATAAG ATCAATGTCAAGACACTAGAAAAAGACTCATTCTGGGTGAAAGTTAAGGAACAGGAGTTGAGTAGTGAGGATATATTGAGTGGGTTGACGGAGCAGTTTGCGACAAAGGTCATCAAAA CTGCGGAAGGGGATGAGCCTCAAGAAAGAAAAG AGAAGGCGACAGACGACACGGACAGCGCTGCAAAACCAATAAAGAAAGCTAAGCAACTCAGAGTGTTAGATGGCAAGTCTGGACAGAATCTTT CTATCCTGCTTGGATCAGTCAAAGTGCCATATAAGGAAATCAAACGGCGGATTATCGACATGGATGAGGATAATCTGTCAGAGGAGTTGATAGAGCAGCTCATCAAGTATATGCCGTCTCAAGAACAGATGACGACGTTGCAAGGTTTTAAAAACGAATATGATGATCTTGCTGATCCGGAACAGTTTGTCGTCGAG ATGACAGAGATAAAGGGCATAACGCCAAGATTGAATGATATGGCGTTCAAGATGGGATTCGCCGAAATTGTATCAGAAGTCAAACCA GACATCGTGGCGGGAACTCAAGCGCTGGAAGAAGTGAAACAAAGCGGACGGTTTTCGAAGATTTTAGAACTTATATTGTTATTTGGGAATTATATGAACTCGGGGACAAGGAATGCGCAGTCCGTGGGATTTGAGTTGAGCTTTATCACAAAG TTATCCAATACGAAAGCAGCAGACAACCAAACGACCCTCCTTCATTATCTTGTGGCGACCGTTGAGAAGAGATTCCCCGACGCCCTCAAGTTTCCTGACGACCTCACTCATTTAGACAAGGCAGCCAGAA TATCTGAAGAGACATTAAAGAAGAATATGACAAAGATTAATAAAAGCTTAGACAACCTTGATAAACGGTTGAAAACCTACAAGTCCATATCTGCGGATGACAAATTCAAACCTGTGATGTCA GAATTTATCAACATTGCCAAAGACCAGCACACTGTCCTCTCCGAGATGCACAAGAAAATGGAAAAGTTGTTCAATGACATATCTGTCTTTTATGCCTTCAACCCGCAGAAGTACACCATAGAGGAATTATTTTCAGACTTGAAAAACTTCAAAGATCAGTTCTTG GCCGCATACAAGGAGAACGTGAAGAAGAGGGAAACAGAGGAGAAGGTAGCCCGGGCGAAGGAGGCTAAACGTCTGGCTGATCTTGAGAAGGAAAAGAAGAGGGCAAGGAGGAATCAATTAGTCGATATGGAAGGAG AGGGTGACCAAGAGGGCGTCATGGACAACTTGTTAGAGGCCTTGAAGTCTGGCTCAGCTTTTAGTGTGAATCGAGAAAAACGGCCTGGACAACAACGACGGACGCCGAGGGCAGCAGGAG CGGAGAGGCGGGCCCAGCTCGCAAGGTCAAGATCGCGACAGGACGTATTCAAGGGAACCCCAGAAGTTGTCCGCGAGATAAACTTTGACGATGCGGCTGAGAGCCCAGTTTCGAAATCCAGACAACAAG CAGCTGAGCCAAAGATGAGTTCTGCTAAGGACTTGGCAGATTTCCTCTTGGAAACGAGAGAGTATCGAAAATAG
- the LOC135493979 gene encoding protein diaphanous homolog 2-like isoform X3 has protein sequence MERGKSQDKGATRTSFFGKLGGGKEKKSEKHRPSTTPASRGPNNDDNGDPLEEHYNQFSDDEINEKFEQMLEDMNLSDELKQPLKNKSREQKIAMLSMHYKGSIQTKKGSSYNAKEFCIELNSPELRGERRLQILESLRVSLKNNPVSWVQEFGKTGLASLLKNLSQCADNKQERKSLHECIKCLTAFMNNKYGLTQVLKNEQVLVLLARCIDSEDAGTTIDTLNLLAIVSLVPPDGHCKVLEGLTACAEFRTHHRFQPIVNALANQQVRCACLQLINAIVTTPEDLDFKMHLRNEFMRAGMRDHMEALEEDKTEELVLQMSVFKDHLELDFDEYSHRYENFRNELDDPLECFHLVQNTVMNTDAEMFFLSILQHLLAIRDDADVRPQYYKLIEECVTQIVLHKNGIDPDFSYTRRFCIDVDPLIGTLSEHSAEERSIKASVEMEDQLEKSVTAKQEAEAKVAGLEEKVKAYEVEIDQLKTKIKDGVGAVVSSALVKQQGGGGPPPPPAPPPPGGGPPPPPPPPPPFPGGGPPPPPPPPFPGGGPPPPPPPPFPGGGPPPPPPFPGGPRPPGPPPPPGMKSPFPGTPGFGSPSPAKLPYGMEPKMSFKTAVPLKRANWNKINVKTLEKDSFWVKVKEQELSSEDILSGLTEQFATKVIKKKATDDTDSAAKPIKKAKQLRVLDGKSGQNLSILLGSVKVPYKEIKRRIIDMDEDNLSEELIEQLIKYMPSQEQMTTLQGFKNEYDDLADPEQFVVEMTEIKGITPRLNDMAFKMGFAEIVSEVKPDIVAGTQALEEVKQSGRFSKILELILLFGNYMNSGTRNAQSVGFELSFITKLSNTKAADNQTTLLHYLVATVEKRFPDALKFPDDLTHLDKAARISEETLKKNMTKINKSLDNLDKRLKTYKSISADDKFKPVMSEFINIAKDQHTVLSEMHKKMEKLFNDISVFYAFNPQKYTIEELFSDLKNFKDQFLAAYKENVKKRETEEKVARAKEAKRLADLEKEKKRARRNQLVDMEGEGDQEGVMDNLLEALKSGSAFSVNREKRPGQQRRTPRAAGAERRAQLARSRSRQDVFKGTPEVVREINFDDAAESPVSKSRQQAAEPKMSSAKDLADFLLETREYRK, from the exons TTTGGAAAGTTAGGCGGAGGCAAAGAAAAGAAGTCTGAGAAGCATCGCCCGAGTACTACCCCGGCCAGCCGTGGTCCCAATAATGACGACAATGGGGATCCTCTGGAAGAGCATTATAATCAGTTCAGCGATGACGAAATTAATGAAAAATTTGAGCAGATGCTG GAAGACATGAATTTGTCTGATGAGCTGAAACAGCCTCTAAAGAATAAAAGCAGGGAGCAGAAGATAGCCATGTTGTCCATGCATTACAAAGGCAGTATACAG ACAAAGAAGGGCAGCTCATACAATGCCAAGGAGTTCTGTATAGAGCTGAACAGCCCAGAGTTACGAGGGGAACGGCGGTTGCAGATCCTCGAGTCGCTACGGGTGTCGTTGAAAAATAATCCAGTCAG TTGGGTCCAAGAGTTTGGGAAAACTGGTCTTGCATCTTTATTGAAAAATTTATCACAATGTGCAGACAA CAAACAAGAGAGAAAAAGTTTACATGAGTGTATAAAATGTTTAACAGCTTTTATGAATAATAAG TATGGCTTAACCCAAGTCTTGAAAAATGAACAGGTATTGGTGCTTCTGGCTCGCTGTATCGACAGCGAGGATGCGGGGACCACGATCGACACACTCAATCTTTTGGCTATTGTATCACTGGTGCCCCCCGATGG ACATTGTAAAGTTTTAGAAGGTCTGACGGCCTGTGCAGAGTTCCGGACGCACCATCGGTTCCAGCCCATTGTGAATGCATTGGCAAACCAACAAGTCAGA TGTGCCTGTCTCCAGTTGATCAATGCCATAGTGACGACGCCGGAAGATCTTGACTTCAAGATGCATCTCAGAAACGAATTCATGAGGGCTGGAATGCGGGACCATATGGAG GCGTTAGAAGAAGACAAAACAGAAGAACTTGTGTTACAAATGTCAGTATTCAAGGATCATCTAGAGTTAGACTTCGATGAGTATTCACATCGATATGAAAACTTCAGGAACGAGTTAGA TGACCCGTTAGAGTGCTTCCACTTAGTCCAGAATACCGTAATGAACACAGACGCTGAGATGTTCTTCCTTTCTATATTACAACACTTACTTGCCATTAGAGATGACGCCGATGTGAG ACCTCAGTACTACAAACTCATTGAGGAATGTGTCACGCAAATAGTCCTACATAAAAACGGGATAGACCCCGATTTTAGTTACACCAGACGTTTCTGTATAGACGTCGACCCGCTCATAGGAACACTGTCCGAACACTCTGCTGAGGAGCGTTCTATCAAGGCCAGTGTGGAGATGGAGGACCAACTGGAAAAGTCTGTGACAGCAAAACAGGAGGCTGAAGCAAAAGTTGCAGGTTTAGAAGAAAAAGTCAAGGCATATGAAGTGGAAATCGATCAGTTGAAAACAAAG atAAAAGATGGCGTTGGTGCTGTAGTATCAAGTGCATTAGTGAAACAACAAGGTGGTGGTGGCCCACCCCCACCACCAGCCCCACCGCCACCTGGCGGTGGTCCCCCTCCACCTCCTCCACCTCCACCACCCTTCCCAGGAGGTGGCCCACCTCCACCGCCTCCACCACCTTTCCCAGGGGGTGGCCCACCTCCACCGCCTCCACCACCTTTCCCAGGCGGTGGCCCTCCTCCGCCACCGCCGTTCCCAGGTGGTCCCCGTCCTCCAggcccaccaccaccaccagggaTGAAGTCACCATTCCCAGGAACACCAGGCTTTGGATCACCATCTCCTGCTAAACTTCCCTATGGCATGGAGCCCAAGATGTCATTCAAGACAGCAGTTCCTTTAAAGAGGGCAAACTGGAATAAG ATCAATGTCAAGACACTAGAAAAAGACTCATTCTGGGTGAAAGTTAAGGAACAGGAGTTGAGTAGTGAGGATATATTGAGTGGGTTGACGGAGCAGTTTGCGACAAAGGTCATCAAAA AGAAGGCGACAGACGACACGGACAGCGCTGCAAAACCAATAAAGAAAGCTAAGCAACTCAGAGTGTTAGATGGCAAGTCTGGACAGAATCTTT CTATCCTGCTTGGATCAGTCAAAGTGCCATATAAGGAAATCAAACGGCGGATTATCGACATGGATGAGGATAATCTGTCAGAGGAGTTGATAGAGCAGCTCATCAAGTATATGCCGTCTCAAGAACAGATGACGACGTTGCAAGGTTTTAAAAACGAATATGATGATCTTGCTGATCCGGAACAGTTTGTCGTCGAG ATGACAGAGATAAAGGGCATAACGCCAAGATTGAATGATATGGCGTTCAAGATGGGATTCGCCGAAATTGTATCAGAAGTCAAACCA GACATCGTGGCGGGAACTCAAGCGCTGGAAGAAGTGAAACAAAGCGGACGGTTTTCGAAGATTTTAGAACTTATATTGTTATTTGGGAATTATATGAACTCGGGGACAAGGAATGCGCAGTCCGTGGGATTTGAGTTGAGCTTTATCACAAAG TTATCCAATACGAAAGCAGCAGACAACCAAACGACCCTCCTTCATTATCTTGTGGCGACCGTTGAGAAGAGATTCCCCGACGCCCTCAAGTTTCCTGACGACCTCACTCATTTAGACAAGGCAGCCAGAA TATCTGAAGAGACATTAAAGAAGAATATGACAAAGATTAATAAAAGCTTAGACAACCTTGATAAACGGTTGAAAACCTACAAGTCCATATCTGCGGATGACAAATTCAAACCTGTGATGTCA GAATTTATCAACATTGCCAAAGACCAGCACACTGTCCTCTCCGAGATGCACAAGAAAATGGAAAAGTTGTTCAATGACATATCTGTCTTTTATGCCTTCAACCCGCAGAAGTACACCATAGAGGAATTATTTTCAGACTTGAAAAACTTCAAAGATCAGTTCTTG GCCGCATACAAGGAGAACGTGAAGAAGAGGGAAACAGAGGAGAAGGTAGCCCGGGCGAAGGAGGCTAAACGTCTGGCTGATCTTGAGAAGGAAAAGAAGAGGGCAAGGAGGAATCAATTAGTCGATATGGAAGGAG AGGGTGACCAAGAGGGCGTCATGGACAACTTGTTAGAGGCCTTGAAGTCTGGCTCAGCTTTTAGTGTGAATCGAGAAAAACGGCCTGGACAACAACGACGGACGCCGAGGGCAGCAGGAG CGGAGAGGCGGGCCCAGCTCGCAAGGTCAAGATCGCGACAGGACGTATTCAAGGGAACCCCAGAAGTTGTCCGCGAGATAAACTTTGACGATGCGGCTGAGAGCCCAGTTTCGAAATCCAGACAACAAG CAGCTGAGCCAAAGATGAGTTCTGCTAAGGACTTGGCAGATTTCCTCTTGGAAACGAGAGAGTATCGAAAATAG